One segment of Ancylothrix sp. D3o DNA contains the following:
- a CDS encoding Rab family GTPase translates to MGTISKKMCMIGDFGVGKTSLIRRFVDGQFSDQYLSTVGVKISRKTVEIIENEKRDVQLLIWDLEGHTKFKGIAPTYLQGAAGVLVVADVTRSETIERIPEHLKLFSSVNPKGAIIIALNKADLVDEEKLEILRGIARYPEYERVVAIYPTSAKDGICVDEIFYNLAAKML, encoded by the coding sequence ATGGGAACTATTTCTAAAAAAATGTGCATGATAGGAGATTTTGGCGTCGGTAAAACCAGCCTGATCCGCAGGTTTGTTGACGGTCAGTTTAGCGATCAATATCTTTCAACGGTGGGGGTAAAGATTTCGCGGAAAACTGTGGAAATTATCGAAAATGAAAAACGGGATGTGCAGCTTTTAATTTGGGATTTGGAAGGTCACACAAAGTTTAAGGGTATTGCTCCTACTTATTTGCAGGGGGCTGCTGGGGTTCTGGTTGTGGCGGATGTGACTCGCAGCGAAACGATTGAGCGAATTCCCGAACACTTAAAACTTTTTTCGTCAGTGAATCCTAAAGGCGCGATTATTATTGCTTTGAATAAGGCTGATTTAGTGGACGAAGAAAAACTAGAAATCTTGCGGGGAATTGCACGATATCCTGAGTATGAGCGCGTAGTTGCTATTTATCCAACTTCGGCAAAAGATGGGATTTGTGTAGATGAAATTTTTTATAATTTAGCGGCAAAAATGTTATAA
- a CDS encoding PAS domain-containing sensor histidine kinase produces the protein MNPFLKKLLAPRHIEYLSVDRNLMILETSRAVRQFADRPEEVSPGKDVRASFPELIGAEEVLKAVFEGKKASFEVKGIARFAEGDKPFYIDLYISQHQDEISLEPLLLILLEDVTENMVLKQALVQRANEASLLVSALASSQDYIHKIITSMADALLVTTSSGQIKTINPAAQKLFGYSEAELLGQPVSLLIKDQQFIDDIKNQLPCLNGSELLRNREVVCSKKEGDNFLVDFSCSCIQADGIEKRDFVYIGRDITERKRAEAETQKALETQKELNQMRANFISMTSHEFRTPLTVILTSVELLENFYETTDKYKPKVQQYFKMIENAIRQMADMLDEVLLLSKAEAGKLTFHPSLLDVKKFSEEIVAEMQFSKSKKHTLKFTCPPEKVFGWVDEKLLRQILVNLLSNAIKYSPQGGMVRFDLRQEQDNVSFEIEDEGMGILKEDQERLFESFYRGRNVNNISGTGLGLAIVKSSVDLHGGEIIMRSEVGKGTVFQVILPLKTNTMQ, from the coding sequence ATGAACCCTTTTTTAAAGAAACTCTTGGCACCTCGCCACATTGAATATTTATCAGTGGATCGCAACTTAATGATTTTGGAAACATCGAGAGCGGTGCGGCAGTTTGCTGATCGGCCCGAAGAAGTTTCTCCGGGTAAAGATGTTCGGGCCAGTTTTCCTGAATTAATTGGGGCTGAAGAAGTTTTAAAGGCCGTTTTCGAGGGGAAAAAAGCCAGCTTTGAAGTAAAAGGAATTGCCCGCTTTGCAGAAGGAGACAAGCCGTTTTATATAGACTTATATATCAGCCAGCATCAAGATGAAATTTCCCTTGAACCTTTGCTGCTAATTTTGTTAGAAGATGTCACAGAAAACATGGTTTTAAAGCAGGCTTTAGTTCAAAGAGCCAATGAAGCAAGCCTGCTGGTGAGTGCTTTAGCGAGTTCGCAAGATTATATTCATAAAATTATTACCTCTATGGCAGATGCCCTATTGGTGACAACCAGTTCGGGGCAAATAAAAACGATTAATCCGGCGGCTCAAAAATTGTTTGGCTATAGTGAAGCAGAATTGCTCGGCCAGCCGGTTTCGCTGCTGATTAAAGATCAGCAATTTATTGACGACATCAAAAACCAACTGCCTTGTTTAAACGGCTCGGAATTGTTAAGGAATAGAGAAGTAGTTTGCAGCAAAAAAGAGGGCGATAATTTTTTAGTAGATTTTTCTTGTTCCTGTATTCAGGCTGATGGCATTGAGAAGCGAGATTTTGTATATATTGGCAGGGATATCACCGAGCGAAAACGGGCAGAAGCCGAAACCCAAAAGGCATTAGAGACACAAAAAGAACTCAATCAAATGCGGGCAAATTTTATTTCGATGACTTCTCACGAATTTCGCACCCCGCTGACAGTTATTTTAACTTCTGTTGAGTTATTAGAAAATTTTTATGAGACGACGGACAAATATAAACCAAAAGTTCAGCAGTATTTTAAAATGATCGAAAATGCTATCCGACAGATGGCCGATATGTTGGATGAGGTGCTGCTGCTCAGTAAGGCTGAGGCCGGAAAGCTGACGTTTCATCCGAGCTTGTTGGATGTGAAAAAGTTTTCTGAAGAAATTGTTGCAGAAATGCAGTTTAGCAAAAGCAAAAAACATACGCTAAAATTTACCTGCCCTCCTGAAAAAGTTTTTGGTTGGGTGGATGAAAAATTGCTCAGACAAATTCTTGTTAATTTACTTTCAAATGCGATTAAATACTCTCCCCAAGGGGGGATGGTACGTTTTGATTTGCGCCAAGAACAAGACAATGTAAGTTTTGAGATTGAAGATGAAGGGATGGGTATTTTAAAAGAAGATCAAGAAAGACTTTTTGAGTCGTTTTATCGGGGTCGAAATGTTAATAATATTTCTGGTACGGGTTTGGGATTGGCAATTGTTAAAAGCTCGGTAGATTTACACGGCGGTGAAATTATAATGAGGAGTGAAGTAGGGAAAGGGACAGTGTTTCAAGTGATTTTGCCCCTCAAAACAAACACTATGCAGTAA
- a CDS encoding OmpA family protein, giving the protein MALSEENRILAKEDSEKLVSTPAASPDSHTVDLETLLNLLLGVESPVPVQESSDTGTDFTSDSYDDTSNGKAYNEEPSEKRLATPEPLNSLEESGKIDKVKEPEIGSVSGEIEESEDTSKPAKQENLKISAQVSEKTLKSDDDAPIDYQPDLSALDEILERWQNRLIRLKTEGEKAQEISQGNRPEQVKERPVLSSEMTREVLSSLLLGGIAESETTANRERETLEPVELEVCETLTNSNQEKIVAPELTPETEIINFFADSEEQNQNIDSANMVQANSPENPLEQLQNLLLGSQISQLDELKKLVAETGLPGMREMIEILETKLGQLEHKLTDSKELISLLVPWIAEILSLKVAASKEEVIKALVPIIDDVIRERTQQDKQAMSAAIGELLPAAISQEITNSPKEIAKAIGPEIGEAIREQIRIDRDEIISTLAPEMGRAIKGQIELERDAMVDALYPVIGSTIAKYLSEAIRTINKKVENAFSMEGMRRKLKAKMQGVSEAELILHESIPFTVQAVFLIQKTSGLVISEAQRCDSEKLESEMVAGMLTAIRSFVNDCIVKKGEISELNQIDYGDSRIILEVAGYCYLAVIEKGEAPKEFIEKLRDTLGKIILYYGQPIEEFDGDTSTIPDALQARLALLMGIESDKKKKPKSPLALIVIGLAVLTAILVPWGISEHRRSIEQRIQAKTATALASTPELAVYRLNVNTEGGVIKLSGQLPNEAMRAKAEQIARLNAGELKLENEILAVEVPPDPLLMAAEVKRLTSVFNQMNGVAISAKVEDQKVSVWGTVMQMADAEKITGGFASIPGVKAVVSTMKLNPLNIASRIYFESGSAKVNPGYEKNLREINEFLNQYPQKYLKIIGHSDSTGNKAANQRIAVLRATAVRDALVKQGADPKRLQIAGNGNPPADVGSNQPLLLSRCVVFEPVSKEVQK; this is encoded by the coding sequence ATGGCTTTATCGGAAGAAAATCGAATTCTTGCTAAAGAAGATTCTGAAAAATTGGTTTCTACACCGGCAGCCTCTCCAGATTCCCATACGGTTGATCTGGAAACTTTGCTCAATTTGCTACTGGGTGTAGAGTCTCCTGTGCCGGTTCAAGAAAGCAGCGACACCGGCACCGATTTTACATCGGATTCATACGATGACACTTCAAACGGTAAAGCTTACAACGAAGAACCCTCTGAAAAGCGGTTAGCAACACCTGAACCCCTGAACAGCCTGGAGGAATCCGGTAAAATAGACAAAGTTAAAGAGCCAGAAATAGGCAGTGTGTCTGGGGAGATAGAAGAAAGCGAAGATACCTCGAAACCGGCCAAGCAGGAAAATTTGAAAATCTCCGCCCAAGTGTCGGAAAAAACTTTAAAAAGTGACGACGACGCGCCGATAGATTATCAGCCAGATTTAAGCGCTTTAGATGAGATTTTAGAGCGGTGGCAAAATCGGCTAATTCGTCTGAAAACTGAGGGGGAAAAAGCTCAAGAAATTTCCCAGGGAAACCGGCCAGAGCAAGTCAAAGAAAGGCCGGTTTTGAGTTCAGAGATGACTAGAGAGGTACTTTCCAGTTTGCTGTTGGGAGGAATAGCAGAATCAGAAACAACTGCAAACAGAGAAAGAGAAACATTGGAGCCGGTGGAATTAGAGGTCTGTGAAACTTTAACTAACAGCAACCAAGAAAAAATTGTCGCCCCCGAACTAACCCCAGAAACAGAAATAATTAACTTTTTTGCCGACAGCGAAGAACAAAACCAAAATATTGACAGCGCCAATATGGTGCAAGCAAATAGCCCCGAAAATCCCCTCGAACAGTTGCAAAATTTGCTGCTGGGATCGCAAATTTCCCAACTCGACGAACTGAAAAAGCTTGTTGCAGAAACCGGCTTGCCTGGGATGCGGGAAATGATAGAAATTCTGGAAACCAAACTAGGACAACTAGAGCATAAACTCACAGATTCCAAAGAATTAATTAGCTTGCTAGTGCCTTGGATTGCCGAAATTCTCAGTTTAAAAGTGGCAGCATCAAAAGAAGAAGTTATTAAAGCCTTGGTGCCGATTATTGATGATGTGATTCGAGAAAGAACCCAGCAGGACAAACAGGCGATGAGTGCAGCTATTGGGGAATTATTACCAGCTGCTATTTCCCAAGAAATTACCAACTCTCCCAAAGAAATCGCCAAAGCTATTGGCCCGGAAATTGGGGAAGCCATTCGTGAGCAAATTAGAATTGACAGAGACGAAATTATTAGTACCCTAGCGCCGGAAATGGGAAGGGCGATTAAAGGGCAAATAGAACTGGAAAGAGACGCAATGGTAGATGCGCTTTATCCGGTGATCGGGAGTACAATTGCTAAATATTTATCTGAGGCAATCCGCACCATCAATAAAAAGGTTGAAAATGCTTTTAGTATGGAAGGAATGCGGAGAAAATTGAAAGCGAAAATGCAGGGAGTTTCTGAAGCCGAATTAATTTTGCATGAATCGATTCCTTTTACTGTCCAAGCTGTATTTTTAATTCAGAAAACATCGGGTTTAGTGATAAGCGAAGCGCAGCGATGTGATAGCGAAAAGCTAGAATCAGAAATGGTGGCCGGGATGTTGACGGCGATTCGCAGCTTTGTCAATGATTGTATTGTGAAAAAAGGGGAAATTTCCGAGCTAAATCAAATCGATTATGGGGATTCTAGGATAATTTTAGAAGTGGCCGGTTATTGCTATTTGGCAGTGATAGAAAAAGGAGAAGCCCCTAAAGAGTTTATCGAAAAACTGCGTGATACTTTGGGAAAAATTATTTTATACTATGGTCAGCCCATCGAAGAATTTGATGGGGATACCTCGACGATTCCTGATGCGCTGCAAGCGCGGCTGGCGCTGTTGATGGGAATTGAATCAGACAAGAAGAAAAAACCCAAATCTCCCCTAGCTTTGATAGTAATTGGTTTAGCAGTTTTAACAGCAATTCTTGTGCCTTGGGGAATCTCTGAGCATCGCCGCAGTATTGAACAGCGCATCCAAGCCAAAACGGCGACGGCTTTGGCATCTACTCCAGAGTTAGCTGTGTATCGTTTAAATGTGAATACTGAAGGGGGAGTGATAAAGTTAAGCGGACAATTGCCAAATGAGGCAATGCGAGCAAAAGCTGAACAAATCGCGCGGTTAAATGCGGGAGAATTGAAGTTAGAAAATGAAATTTTAGCGGTGGAGGTTCCGCCTGATCCTTTGTTGATGGCGGCGGAAGTAAAGCGGCTGACTTCGGTTTTTAATCAAATGAATGGGGTGGCAATTTCTGCAAAAGTTGAAGATCAAAAAGTAAGCGTATGGGGAACGGTAATGCAGATGGCTGATGCTGAAAAAATTACCGGGGGTTTTGCGAGTATTCCGGGGGTAAAAGCTGTGGTTAGTACGATGAAGCTTAATCCTCTCAATATTGCCAGCCGAATTTATTTTGAGTCGGGATCAGCTAAAGTAAATCCAGGTTATGAAAAGAACTTGAGGGAAATTAACGAGTTTTTGAATCAATATCCCCAAAAATACCTTAAAATAATCGGTCACAGTGACAGCACCGGCAACAAGGCGGCCAACCAGCGGATAGCGGTTTTGCGAGCGACAGCGGTAAGAGATGCTCTGGTAAAACAGGGGGCCGATCCCAAACGCTTACAAATTGCTGGCAATGGCAACCCGCCGGCGGATGTGGGATCAAATCAACCGTTATTGTTAAGTCGGTGTGTTGTATTTGAGCCGGTAAGTAAGGAAGTACAAAAGTAA
- the argJ gene encoding bifunctional ornithine acetyltransferase/N-acetylglutamate synthase, which produces MADWKVISGGVTAPKGYKAAGMKAGLKPSGTPDLALVLSEVDAIAAGVFTTSVVRAAPVDYCRQRLQAKATARAILCNAGQANAATGEQGWIDTIESAQLLAQTLNISSDLVLIASTGVIGQRIKMEQLRAAIPSLVAQASEEGGDAAAKAICTTDLVAKSIALETTFGDRVVRMGGMCKGSGMIHPNMATMLAFVTCDAAVSPHLWQQMLSRAADRSFNQITVDGDTSTNDSLFALANGASRTPAITEMGAEAEKLEEMLTEICQYLAKAIARDGEGATCLVEVEVSGTKDEASAQQIAKTIVGSSLVKSAIFGRDPNWGRIAAAAGRAGVPFEQENLRIQLGEFLMMEQGQPLAFDRAAASDYMKKAAAGAYLKEDTVLIAVSVGNGPGSGKAWGCDLSYDYVKINAEYTT; this is translated from the coding sequence ATGGCCGATTGGAAAGTGATTTCGGGTGGAGTAACGGCTCCGAAAGGATACAAAGCAGCGGGGATGAAGGCGGGGTTAAAACCTTCAGGTACACCGGATCTAGCCTTGGTGTTGTCAGAAGTAGATGCCATTGCGGCAGGGGTGTTTACAACATCAGTGGTGCGGGCGGCGCCGGTGGACTATTGCCGGCAACGTTTGCAAGCAAAAGCAACTGCGCGGGCGATTTTGTGCAATGCCGGTCAAGCCAATGCAGCCACCGGTGAACAAGGCTGGATAGATACAATTGAAAGCGCCCAATTGCTGGCACAAACCTTAAATATTTCCTCAGATTTAGTATTAATTGCCTCCACCGGCGTGATCGGACAACGCATCAAAATGGAGCAATTGCGAGCAGCAATTCCCAGTTTAGTTGCCCAAGCTTCAGAAGAAGGGGGAGATGCAGCAGCTAAAGCAATTTGCACCACAGATTTAGTGGCAAAATCCATAGCATTAGAAACCACATTTGGTGACCGAGTAGTGCGGATGGGGGGAATGTGTAAAGGCTCAGGAATGATTCACCCAAATATGGCAACAATGCTGGCTTTTGTAACTTGTGATGCTGCCGTTTCTCCGCATCTGTGGCAGCAAATGTTAAGCCGTGCAGCCGACAGAAGTTTTAATCAAATTACCGTCGATGGAGATACAAGCACCAATGATAGTTTGTTTGCTTTAGCAAATGGCGCTTCGCGGACACCGGCAATTACAGAAATGGGTGCAGAAGCAGAAAAATTAGAAGAAATGTTGACAGAAATTTGTCAATATTTAGCTAAAGCAATTGCCCGCGATGGTGAGGGGGCAACTTGTTTAGTGGAGGTCGAAGTTTCGGGGACAAAAGATGAAGCTTCAGCACAACAAATTGCTAAAACAATTGTTGGATCTTCTTTGGTGAAGTCGGCAATTTTTGGACGTGATCCCAATTGGGGGCGAATTGCGGCGGCGGCTGGACGGGCGGGAGTTCCTTTTGAGCAGGAAAATTTGCGAATTCAATTAGGTGAATTTTTGATGATGGAACAGGGGCAACCTTTGGCTTTTGATCGGGCTGCTGCTAGTGATTATATGAAAAAAGCGGCTGCCGGTGCTTATTTGAAAGAAGATACAGTTTTAATTGCTGTTTCTGTTGGCAATGGGCCTGGTTCTGGTAAGGCTTGGGGTTGTGATTTGAGCTACGATTATGTGAAGATTAACGCGGAATATACGACTTAA
- the gatB gene encoding Asp-tRNA(Asn)/Glu-tRNA(Gln) amidotransferase subunit GatB produces the protein MSTGLPVKTQYEAVIGLETHCQLSTQTKIFSNSSTEFGAPPNTNIDPICMGMPGVLPVLNEKVLEYAVKAGLALNCEIAKYSKFDRKQYFYPDLPKNYQISQFDLPIAENGWLEIELVGEDGEPVRKRIGITRLHMEEDAGKLVHGGSERLSGSSYSLVDYNRAGVPLVEIVSEPDIRSGQEAAEYAEELRRIMRYLGVSDGNMQEGSLRCDVNISVRPVGTSEFGTKVEIKNMNSFNAIQRAIEYEIDRQIAAIEAGERIMQETRLWEEASQRTISMRSKEGSSDYRYFPEPDLPPIEVSAKQLDDWKADLPELPAQKRYRYETQFGLSPYDVRVLTDDKAVAEYFEATVGAGADCKQAANWIMGDITAYLKAQKLSINELALKPAGLAELISLIETGTISGKIAKEILPELLVNGGSAKQLIEAKGLSQISDTSAIEKIIDEVLAANPKELEQYRAGKTKLQGFFVGQVMKQTGGRADPKLTNQLLMQKLNAQ, from the coding sequence ATGAGCACCGGGCTACCTGTTAAAACTCAGTACGAAGCCGTTATTGGCCTGGAAACGCACTGTCAGCTTAGTACGCAGACTAAGATTTTCTCAAATTCGTCTACGGAATTTGGTGCGCCACCAAACACAAATATCGATCCAATCTGTATGGGAATGCCGGGGGTGTTGCCGGTACTCAATGAAAAGGTGCTGGAGTACGCTGTTAAAGCGGGTTTGGCGCTTAATTGCGAAATTGCCAAATACAGCAAGTTTGACCGCAAGCAGTATTTTTACCCGGATTTGCCGAAAAATTACCAAATTTCTCAATTTGATTTGCCCATTGCTGAAAATGGCTGGCTAGAAATTGAGTTAGTTGGTGAGGACGGTGAGCCGGTTCGTAAGCGAATTGGCATCACACGCCTGCACATGGAAGAAGATGCTGGGAAGTTGGTTCACGGCGGCAGTGAGCGGCTTTCGGGTTCGTCTTATTCGCTGGTAGATTACAATCGCGCTGGTGTGCCTTTGGTGGAAATTGTCTCAGAACCGGATATACGTTCTGGTCAAGAAGCTGCCGAATATGCTGAAGAATTGCGGCGGATTATGCGTTATTTGGGTGTCAGTGATGGCAATATGCAGGAAGGTTCGCTGCGCTGTGATGTGAATATTTCGGTTAGGCCGGTGGGCACATCGGAGTTTGGCACGAAGGTGGAAATTAAGAATATGAATTCTTTTAATGCTATCCAGCGTGCTATTGAGTATGAAATTGACCGCCAAATTGCTGCCATTGAGGCCGGTGAGCGGATAATGCAAGAAACTCGTCTCTGGGAAGAAGCTTCTCAACGCACGATTAGTATGCGTTCTAAGGAAGGTTCGAGCGATTATCGTTATTTTCCAGAGCCGGATCTGCCGCCAATTGAGGTTTCGGCGAAGCAACTTGATGACTGGAAGGCTGATTTACCAGAGTTGCCGGCCCAAAAACGCTATCGTTATGAAACTCAATTCGGACTTTCGCCTTATGATGTGCGGGTTTTGACCGATGATAAGGCGGTGGCTGAGTATTTTGAGGCGACAGTAGGGGCCGGTGCAGATTGCAAACAAGCTGCAAACTGGATCATGGGTGATATCACGGCTTACCTCAAGGCGCAAAAGCTCTCGATTAATGAGTTGGCGCTCAAACCGGCCGGTTTAGCTGAATTAATTTCGTTGATTGAAACGGGCACCATTAGCGGCAAAATTGCCAAAGAAATCTTACCGGAATTATTGGTAAATGGTGGTTCTGCCAAACAACTAATCGAAGCCAAGGGACTCAGCCAAATTTCTGATACATCGGCCATTGAAAAAATTATCGATGAAGTTTTGGCAGCCAATCCCAAGGAACTAGAACAATATCGGGCTGGGAAAACCAAACTCCAAGGCTTTTTTGTCGGTCAAGTGATGAAACAAACAGGCGGACGGGCCGATCCGAAACTGACAAACCAACTGCTGATGCAGAAATTAAACGCTCAGTAG
- a CDS encoding EAL domain-containing response regulator, with protein sequence MKKILVIEDEDSIRSNLLEMLSVGGFEAIGAENGQVGVHLARLEHPDIILCDIMMPLLDGYGVLSALQQDALTSTIPVICLTAKSERSDLRKAMEMGASDYLTKPFTRVELLKAISTQLDKLDKIKRIQNTAVSEAISHLNDLVYYDSLTNLPNRLVLQDRFEQALAPVWATHTVPVAVLSLDQFDRLHSSLGTDYTDLLLQAVQERISPCIGTNGTVARLNSDQLALILPPILDKQEASGEAVLILNSLSTAFSLQKYQVFITGSLGISLYPSDGNDIDSLLKAASTAMKVAKQKGGNCYQVYNRELQEKSYDCLMLELELHTCLEKNQLQVYYQPQVDTKTGKIVAAEALCRWYHPEKGFIPPSEFIPIAEQTGLITYLDRCILQNVCQQLKIWRNAGYDLSIAVNLSAAQFQQANLTQQILDILKATAVDPQWLEFELTETAVVQNQETAKTTLQELKAAGLNLALDDFGTGYSSLSYLQNFPFDSIKIDRSFINNLSQNSKNTAIINAIIQLARSLNLKSIAEGVETQAQQDFIRQCGCDLMQGYWFSPPVTAAAFEEMLKQQQYGTLKPIANY encoded by the coding sequence ATGAAAAAAATTTTAGTCATAGAAGACGAGGATAGCATTCGCAGTAACCTCCTAGAAATGCTCAGCGTGGGAGGATTTGAAGCCATCGGGGCAGAAAATGGTCAAGTCGGAGTGCACCTAGCCCGCCTTGAGCATCCGGACATAATTTTGTGTGACATAATGATGCCCCTCCTCGACGGTTATGGAGTTTTGAGTGCCCTACAACAAGATGCCCTCACTTCAACTATTCCCGTTATTTGTTTGACGGCTAAATCCGAGCGTTCTGATTTGCGAAAGGCAATGGAAATGGGCGCCAGCGATTACCTCACCAAACCCTTTACCCGCGTTGAACTGCTCAAAGCCATCAGCACCCAACTCGACAAACTCGACAAAATAAAGCGCATTCAAAATACCGCCGTCTCCGAAGCAATCTCGCACCTAAATGACTTGGTATATTACGACAGTTTAACCAACCTGCCCAACCGGCTGGTGTTGCAAGACCGGTTTGAGCAAGCCCTCGCGCCGGTGTGGGCCACTCACACAGTGCCGGTGGCAGTCCTCAGCTTAGACCAATTTGATCGCCTCCACAGCAGCCTCGGAACCGATTACACCGATTTATTATTACAAGCTGTCCAAGAGCGAATTTCACCCTGCATCGGCACCAACGGCACCGTCGCGCGCCTCAACAGCGATCAGCTTGCCTTAATTTTGCCGCCGATTCTTGACAAACAAGAAGCCTCTGGGGAGGCGGTTTTAATTCTTAACAGTTTATCCACCGCTTTTAGCCTGCAAAAATATCAAGTTTTTATCACCGGCAGTCTGGGCATTTCCCTTTATCCCTCGGATGGCAACGATATTGACAGCCTCCTCAAAGCCGCCAGCACCGCCATGAAAGTAGCCAAACAAAAAGGCGGCAATTGCTATCAGGTGTACAACCGGGAACTTCAAGAAAAATCCTATGATTGTTTAATGTTAGAACTTGAATTACACACTTGCTTAGAAAAAAACCAACTTCAAGTTTATTACCAGCCCCAAGTTGACACCAAAACAGGCAAAATAGTCGCAGCCGAAGCCCTCTGCCGGTGGTATCATCCCGAAAAAGGTTTTATCCCACCCAGCGAATTTATCCCCATTGCCGAACAAACCGGCCTCATTACCTATCTTGACCGCTGCATCTTGCAAAACGTTTGCCAACAACTAAAAATCTGGCGAAATGCCGGTTATGACCTCTCTATTGCCGTCAACCTTTCGGCGGCTCAATTCCAACAAGCCAATTTAACTCAGCAAATTCTGGACATCCTCAAAGCCACCGCTGTTGACCCCCAATGGCTCGAATTCGAGCTAACAGAAACGGCAGTTGTCCAAAACCAAGAAACAGCCAAAACTACCCTTCAAGAACTCAAAGCTGCCGGTCTTAATCTCGCCTTAGACGATTTTGGCACCGGCTATTCTTCCTTAAGTTATTTACAAAATTTTCCCTTTGACTCAATCAAAATTGACCGCAGCTTTATTAATAACCTTTCCCAAAATTCCAAAAACACCGCCATTATCAACGCCATCATTCAACTTGCCAGGAGTTTAAATTTAAAATCCATTGCCGAAGGAGTAGAAACCCAAGCTCAACAAGACTTTATCCGCCAGTGTGGTTGTGATCTCATGCAGGGTTATTGGTTTAGCCCTCCCGTTACCGCCGCAGCATTTGAAGAAATGTTAAAACAACAACAATACGGCACATTAAAGCCCATTGCTAACTATTAA